Proteins from a single region of Deltaproteobacteria bacterium:
- a CDS encoding sensor domain-containing diguanylate cyclase has translation MALLKDNNLLKIYYLMERVVVFEDIDEVLQHIIKTAISLTRADASTIRLFNIKTGKLEIKTGWGLSNGFLKQPPLSLGEGIVGRVVLSGEPFMTTDVMKVKRCVHKELAQMEGIKALLSVPLKTRETTIGCITVYRKMEGAFTDTEALFLNILAAQSVEAIEKTHLIEDLQRQATFDYLTMIYNRGAIMRRFREEIARASRQNLILSVVFIDIDDFKGFNDTHGHLMGDKLLADFADILKRLLRKSDIIGRYGGEEFIIITPGNDKKGGKVLAEKLLETIHCKGFMGKEGDVVGLSFSAGISSFPEDGKSPEELIERADKAMYMAKKEGKKKINVWGQA, from the coding sequence ATGGCGCTCTTAAAGGACAACAATCTCTTAAAGATATATTATCTCATGGAACGGGTGGTTGTCTTTGAAGATATAGACGAGGTGTTACAGCATATCATCAAAACCGCCATATCACTAACCAGGGCAGACGCCTCAACCATTAGACTCTTTAACATCAAGACAGGAAAGCTGGAGATTAAAACAGGCTGGGGTCTATCCAATGGTTTTTTAAAACAACCGCCTCTAAGTTTGGGGGAGGGGATAGTGGGGAGGGTGGTGCTCAGTGGAGAACCGTTTATGACAACGGATGTAATGAAGGTAAAGCGCTGTGTCCACAAGGAGCTGGCGCAGATGGAGGGGATAAAGGCCCTTCTTTCTGTGCCTCTCAAGACCAGGGAAACAACCATAGGGTGTATAACGGTCTATCGTAAGATGGAGGGGGCATTTACAGATACAGAGGCCCTCTTTCTGAATATCCTCGCCGCCCAATCGGTAGAGGCGATTGAGAAGACCCATCTCATAGAGGATCTACAAAGACAGGCCACCTTTGATTATCTAACCATGATATACAACAGAGGGGCGATTATGAGGAGGTTCCGGGAGGAGATTGCAAGGGCGTCCAGACAGAACCTTATCCTTTCTGTTGTCTTTATTGACATAGATGATTTTAAGGGGTTTAACGATACACATGGCCACCTCATGGGGGATAAATTGCTGGCCGATTTTGCTGACATCTTAAAGAGACTTTTAAGGAAGAGCGATATTATAGGAAGGTATGGAGGGGAAGAGTTTATCATTATCACCCCAGGAAACGATAAAAAGGGGGGGAAGGTCCTGGCGGAGAAACTTCTGGAAACTATCCATTGTAAGGGGTTCATGGGGAAGGAAGGAGATGTAGTAGGGCTATCCTTCAGCGCTGGCATATCCTCCTTTCCAGAGGATGGAAAGAGCCCCGAGGAACTCATTGAAAGGGCAGATAAGGCTATGTATATGGCAAAAAAAGAAGGGAAGAAGAAGATAAATGTATGGGGGCAGGCATGA
- a CDS encoding 3-isopropylmalate dehydratase small subunit, whose translation MKFTGKAWKFGADIDTDQIIPARYLNTSDPKELAKHCMEDADPQFVNKIKAGDIIVADKNFGCGSSREHAPIAIKAAGVSCVIAKSFARIFYRNCFNMGLPIFESLFAVDNINEGDELEVDMDSGEIKITKSSVSHNYTVFKAQPIPPFMQELVHTGGLMEWVKKKVHGS comes from the coding sequence ATGAAATTTACAGGCAAGGCATGGAAATTCGGGGCTGATATTGATACCGACCAGATTATACCTGCAAGATATTTAAATACATCCGACCCAAAGGAACTGGCAAAACACTGCATGGAAGATGCAGACCCGCAATTTGTCAATAAGATAAAGGCTGGCGATATTATCGTTGCTGATAAAAATTTCGGCTGCGGTTCATCAAGGGAACATGCGCCCATTGCCATAAAGGCAGCGGGGGTATCCTGCGTTATAGCAAAGAGCTTTGCAAGGATATTTTACCGCAACTGCTTTAATATGGGGCTGCCGATATTTGAATCGCTATTTGCAGTTGACAATATAAATGAGGGTGATGAGTTAGAGGTTGATATGGACAGTGGAGAGATTAAAATTACAAAATCCTCAGTCTCCCATAATTACACAGTCTTTAAGGCTCAGCCAATCCCGCCATTTATGCAGGAACTTGTGCATACAGGCGGATTGATGGAATGGGTAAAAAAGAAAGTTCATGGTTCATAG
- the leuB gene encoding 3-isopropylmalate dehydrogenase → MTKSYRIAVLPGDGIGPEIVGEAVRVLRVIGKRHKICFELEEALVGGASIDKYGVPLTHETLKLAKESDAVLLGAVGGPKWEGLDYSIRPERALLALRKELGLFANLRPVKIYPVLSDASTLKKEVIEDVDIMVVRELTGGLYFGAPRGVEKLPDGTERGINTMIYTTPEIERIAKVAFDVARKRRKKVTSVDKANVLETTELWRKVVTKAHKDYQDVELNHMYVDNCAMQLIRNPKQFDVIVTENTFGDILSDEAAMLTGSIGMLPSASIGGKVGMYEPIHGSAPDIAGQDKANPIATILSAAMMLRFSFNLIDAASDIERAVEKVLNKGFRAADINQHGMKLVGCKDMGEAIISLLT, encoded by the coding sequence ATGACAAAAAGTTACAGAATCGCTGTCCTGCCGGGAGACGGTATCGGGCCTGAGATAGTCGGAGAGGCTGTTAGGGTTTTGCGTGTAATCGGCAAGAGGCATAAGATATGCTTTGAGCTGGAAGAGGCGCTTGTGGGCGGCGCATCTATTGATAAATACGGTGTTCCGCTTACCCATGAGACTTTGAAACTTGCAAAGGAAAGCGATGCGGTTTTATTGGGCGCTGTCGGAGGGCCAAAATGGGAGGGGCTTGATTATTCCATAAGGCCGGAGAGGGCTTTGCTGGCGCTAAGAAAAGAACTCGGGCTTTTCGCAAATCTCAGGCCGGTAAAGATATATCCTGTTCTTTCAGATGCGTCAACGTTAAAAAAAGAGGTTATTGAGGACGTTGATATTATGGTTGTAAGGGAGCTTACCGGAGGTCTGTATTTCGGCGCGCCAAGAGGCGTTGAGAAACTCCCGGATGGCACGGAGCGCGGGATAAACACTATGATATACACCACACCTGAAATAGAGCGGATTGCAAAGGTTGCCTTTGATGTGGCGCGAAAGAGAAGGAAAAAGGTTACATCTGTTGACAAGGCAAATGTGCTTGAGACCACCGAGTTATGGAGAAAGGTTGTTACAAAGGCGCATAAGGACTATCAGGATGTGGAGCTAAATCACATGTATGTGGACAACTGCGCCATGCAGCTTATAAGAAATCCAAAACAGTTTGATGTGATAGTAACAGAGAATACATTCGGAGACATTCTTTCTGACGAGGCAGCAATGCTCACCGGCTCTATCGGTATGCTCCCGTCAGCAAGCATCGGCGGCAAAGTGGGGATGTACGAACCCATTCACGGCAGCGCGCCGGACATTGCGGGCCAGGACAAGGCAAACCCCATTGCCACTATCCTGTCTGCGGCAATGATGCTCAGATTTTCATTCAACCTCATAGATGCAGCGAGTGATATTGAAAGGGCTGTGGAGAAGGTATTGAATAAAGGCTTTCGCGCGGCGGATATAAACCAGCATGGAATGAAACTTGTTGGATGCAAGGATATGGGTGAGGCGATAATTTCTTTACTTACCTGA
- the leuC gene encoding 3-isopropylmalate dehydratase large subunit, translating to MPMTITEKILAKHAGLKEVKPGQLINAKVDIALGNDITAPIAIKEFKASGAKNVFNKNKVVLVADHFTPNKDIKSAEQCKILREFAKDQKLTHYFDGGDVGVEHALLPEKGIVVPGDLVIGADSHTCTYGALGAFATGVGSTDLAAAMITGEAWFKVPESMKFIFKGKLNKWVDGKDLILYTIGDIGVDGALYKAMEFCGPAIERLSMDSRLSMCNMAIEAGGKNGIIVPDKITKAYVDKRAERPYKFYASDEDAVYCNVREYDCAKIEPQVAFPHLPENTKNITEVGNIPIDQVVIGSCTNGRMEDLRIAAKILKGKRVAPYVRLIVIPATPLIYKQAMEEGLFDIYLKAGAIISPPTCGPCLGGHMGILAEGERALATTNRNFVGRMGHPKSEVYLANPAIAAATAVKGRIAHPDEVVKK from the coding sequence ATGCCAATGACCATTACCGAAAAAATCCTTGCAAAACATGCCGGGCTTAAAGAGGTTAAACCAGGCCAGCTCATAAATGCAAAGGTGGATATTGCCCTGGGCAATGATATTACTGCGCCTATTGCAATAAAGGAGTTTAAGGCAAGCGGCGCAAAAAATGTTTTCAATAAAAATAAGGTTGTGCTGGTGGCTGACCACTTTACGCCGAATAAGGATATAAAATCTGCTGAGCAGTGCAAGATTTTAAGAGAATTTGCAAAGGATCAGAAATTGACGCATTATTTTGACGGCGGGGATGTAGGCGTGGAACATGCGCTGCTTCCTGAAAAGGGAATAGTTGTGCCTGGCGATCTGGTTATAGGCGCGGACAGCCATACCTGCACCTATGGCGCGCTGGGGGCATTTGCAACCGGTGTCGGTTCAACTGATTTGGCTGCTGCAATGATTACAGGCGAGGCATGGTTCAAGGTGCCTGAATCAATGAAGTTTATATTTAAAGGCAAGCTGAATAAATGGGTTGATGGAAAAGACCTTATACTCTACACCATAGGCGATATCGGCGTTGACGGCGCATTGTATAAGGCAATGGAATTCTGCGGCCCGGCTATTGAAAGGCTTTCTATGGACAGCCGCCTCTCTATGTGCAATATGGCTATTGAGGCAGGGGGGAAGAACGGGATAATCGTGCCTGATAAGATTACAAAGGCATATGTGGATAAAAGGGCAGAGAGGCCGTATAAATTCTATGCAAGTGACGAAGATGCAGTTTACTGCAATGTGAGAGAATACGATTGCGCAAAGATAGAGCCTCAGGTGGCATTTCCCCATCTTCCAGAGAACACAAAAAATATCACAGAGGTTGGAAATATACCAATTGACCAGGTAGTCATCGGCTCCTGTACAAACGGGAGGATGGAAGATTTGAGAATAGCCGCAAAGATATTAAAGGGGAAAAGGGTTGCGCCTTATGTGAGATTGATTGTAATACCCGCAACCCCGCTTATCTACAAACAGGCAATGGAAGAAGGACTGTTTGATATTTATCTTAAGGCAGGGGCGATAATCAGCCCGCCTACATGCGGCCCGTGCCTCGGCGGACATATGGGGATACTTGCAGAGGGAGAGAGGGCTCTTGCAACAACGAACAGAAACTTTGTAGGCAGAATGGGGCATCCAAAGAGCGAGGTATATCTTGCCAATCCAGCGATTGCCGCAGCAACAGCCGTAAAGGGCAGGATTGCGCACCCGGATGAGGTAGTTAAGAAATGA
- the secF gene encoding protein translocase subunit SecF, protein MDILKDTKIDFIGKRHYAFWLSIILAIMGIIAAVLIPLGKANMGIDFTGGMAIQLKFEKPFALEDARKILDKENFKDAELQQFAGGNQLLIRFKNTEGELKATSDRLSQAFTRGFADNKFIIESTTAVGPTVGKKLQKDALWAVGILLLGILIYLALRFELIFGIAAVIATFHDVLAVLGVFYVLNKEINLLIITALLTLAGYSMTDTVVVFDRIRENLRKRGKETLEGLINRSINEVLRRTVVTSGTTLLVLAALLTAGGEVIHDFSLALFLGVLVGTYSSIFVASPLLLLWKGKRGRLIR, encoded by the coding sequence ATGGATATCTTAAAAGATACAAAGATAGATTTTATAGGAAAGAGGCATTATGCCTTTTGGTTGTCAATAATACTGGCTATCATGGGAATTATTGCGGCTGTGCTTATACCGCTCGGCAAGGCAAATATGGGGATTGATTTCACAGGCGGCATGGCGATACAGCTTAAGTTTGAAAAACCATTTGCCCTTGAAGACGCAAGAAAGATATTGGATAAAGAGAATTTTAAAGATGCTGAGCTTCAGCAGTTCGCCGGCGGCAATCAATTGCTTATAAGGTTCAAAAATACAGAAGGCGAATTAAAGGCAACATCAGACAGGCTGTCGCAAGCCTTTACAAGAGGATTTGCCGATAATAAATTCATTATAGAATCAACCACTGCCGTTGGCCCGACAGTAGGTAAAAAACTCCAAAAGGACGCATTATGGGCGGTTGGCATATTGCTTCTGGGCATCCTTATATATCTGGCGCTGAGATTTGAGCTTATATTCGGAATTGCGGCTGTAATTGCCACCTTTCACGATGTGCTTGCGGTATTGGGTGTGTTTTATGTGTTAAATAAAGAGATAAATCTTTTAATAATCACAGCCCTGCTTACCCTTGCAGGTTATTCCATGACTGATACAGTTGTTGTTTTTGACAGGATAAGGGAAAACTTAAGAAAAAGAGGCAAGGAGACACTTGAGGGTTTAATTAACAGAAGTATAAATGAGGTTCTGAGAAGGACAGTTGTTACATCAGGCACAACACTTTTGGTTTTGGCAGCGCTCCTTACAGCAGGCGGCGAGGTAATACATGATTTCTCGCTTGCGCTCTTTCTCGGTGTGCTTGTCGGCACATATTCGTCAATCTTTGTTGCAAGTCCGCTGCTTCTATTGTGGAAGGGTAAAAGGGGAAGGTTAATCAGGTAA
- a CDS encoding DNA-binding protein has translation MKKEGVRSKTISSERINIENKTIWVDLKENEGGKFLQIAELSNDRRSTVVIPHSGLSVFLEAVQKISVDSKE, from the coding sequence ATGAAGAAGGAAGGCGTAAGAAGCAAAACAATATCCAGTGAGAGGATCAATATAGAAAACAAGACCATCTGGGTGGACTTGAAGGAAAATGAAGGTGGTAAATTCCTGCAGATTGCAGAGCTTTCCAATGATAGGAGAAGCACGGTAGTAATACCTCACAGCGGCCTGTCTGTTTTTCTTGAAGCGGTGCAGAAAATATCAGTAGATAGCAAGGAGTAA
- a CDS encoding DUF1858 domain-containing protein, producing the protein MKITKDMIVEDVLTKHPETMDVFVKQGHCFGLLANPVARKSLAKLVTIGQACKLHFIDVERLLEDLNKAVSGREEG; encoded by the coding sequence ATGAAGATTACCAAAGACATGATAGTTGAAGACGTATTAACCAAACATCCGGAAACCATGGATGTGTTTGTTAAACAGGGGCATTGTTTCGGGCTTTTGGCAAATCCGGTGGCAAGGAAATCCTTGGCAAAACTGGTTACCATTGGACAGGCCTGCAAGCTCCATTTTATAGATGTGGAGAGGCTTTTAGAAGATTTAAACAAGGCGGTATCAGGAAGGGAGGAGGGTTAA